The DNA window CGCCACCATCAATTCGGCGGCGAAAAGCAGGTCCGGTATTGCCGCGGTGTCCGCCTCCAGCATTGCCTGATAACCGCTGAGTCCCAGTGACTTGCCGTTGTGAATCACATCGTCGGACACGAACTCTCCAAGATCATCCCACCGCCGCTCGTTGAGGCAGAGAAGGTACCGACGGTAGACATCGGCAAGAGGCTCGGCACTCATGAACTTCTCCTCGAATCGAAAACTGTTGGCGGCATTGGGTTCCGGTGCCCTCCGTCGCGGTGGTACGACACACTCACCGGCGTGACCTTTCCCCTCCGGCAGGCTGTGCGGTGACCCGCGTCCGGGGTGGGGCACTTCGCTATTGCGGCCTCGGGTAGTCACCGTTTAGCGCCGTGCCAACTACGCGCTGGTTTCGCGATGCGGATCGGCAACGGGCTTGGACTCGGCAGACCCACGCTGCCGCAGGAAGATCGACAGTCCGATGATCGCCGCAACGGCGACGAATTCGCTCTGCCAGTTCTGCATCGACTCGAACCAGAACTGAGCGGTCGTCACGTATCGCCACACCGAGATCGCCGGCTGCCCGTGCTGGATCTGCTCCTCGTTGAACGCACTGACTCCACCGAGCGCGTGCAACGCCCACGATGCGAAGAACAAGACGAAGAAGGCTATCGCCAACGAGTGCTCATAGATGGCGAGCGGCCATCCGCCGCGCTTCACGGGCCACGGTGACCTCCGCTTGAGTTCTGCGCGCGGGTCGGCATCCTGAGGCGCGGTCTTATTCAACGGCTTTGACTCCGACGAGCCCTTTTGGTACAAAAACGCCGTCAGGACGACGTACATCCCCATCTGCAGGAACTCGGATTCCCAGTTCTCGAACGTCGCCTCGACGAAGTCCCCGGTTGCCAGGTACTGCAGCACCGAAAGCTGTTCGGTTGACCCGTGCTCCAGTTGTTCCTCGTTGTAGGTGGCGGCGTTGTAGGTGGCGGCGCCGGAGACGATCATGCCGACGAAGAACACCGCAAAAAGGCCTACGCAGGCCATCAAGAGTCCGTTTTCACGGACGACGTCGCGCAGGGAGCGTTGCGCTCCGGTTGCTTCTGGCATTGCGACCCGCCTCCGTCGACTACTTGTTGCGGGTGTCGATCACTTGTTGCGCGATGTCGGCCAGGCGGGTGTTGCTGTCCTGCGAAAGCCGCTTGAGCATGCCGAAGGCCGCCACGTCGTCCACACCGTAGCGCTCCATGATGATGCCCTTGGCCTGACCGATGCGATCCCTGGTGGTGAGCGCCGACTGCAACTGCTCACCGTGGCGGCTGGCCAGGATCGCCGCCGCAGCGTGTGCGGCGAGGACGGTGGCGATGGTCTCGTCCTCTGCGTCGAATGCGTGGGGCTTGAACGCGAACAGGTTCAGCGCTCCGGCGGTGCGGTCGGCGGTGTACAGCTTGACCGACAGACCGCTGAGGACTCCCAACTTCACGACCGCGGGCGCGTACTGCGGCCAGCGCTCCTCTGTCCGGAAATCTTCAGTACGCACGATCAGGTCGTCGACGGCCGCTTGTAGGCACGGACCTTCGCCGAACGTCATCTGCAAATCGTCGAGTTTGTGCGGCAACTCAGAAACGCCCGCCAAGGACTCGTACTTGCCGTTTTTACCAACCATCAGCACGCCTGCCGTGTCAACTCCTGGAATCAACTCCTTCGCCGTCGACGTGACGTCCGACAAAACCTCCTCGACAGTGCGCGGCGCGGCCGCGGAGCGCGCCATTTCGGCCATCCGCTGCGCTAGTTCCCGGTTCTGTGCTTGCACCATCGGTACAGGCTTCCCATAACCGCTGTCCACTACACGAACGTTTGCCATATGACACAACGGGCAGCCTCTGCAGAGGCTCGCGTGGCGGTCGACCACTACGCAATGCCCAGGTTCCGTCGGTTCAGACCTGAGTGCCGACGGGGCCGTCCCCCGGAATGCCCGGAGTCACTCTGTTAGTTGTAGTACCGTCGTCGTCATGGGCAGCGCAGGCGTCTGGATCCTCGGCGGCGATCAAAGCGATTTCGCCCGCAACCTGGCTCGCGAAGGGCATGACTTCGCCGATCTGACGGCCGAGGTGGTGGACTCGACACTCGCCGCGGCCAAAGTCGAGGCATCCGAGATCGACGTCGTGCACCTCGGAAATGCTTTCGGTGAGATGTTCGCCCGGCAGGGACACCTCGGCGCCATGCCTGCCACCGTGAACGACGGATTGTGGGACACGCCCGCGTCGCGGCACGAAGCCGCATGCGCCTCGGGCAGCGTCGCCACCCTGGCGGCCATCGCAGATCTGCGATCCGACGCCTACCGGACCGCGCTCGTCGTCGGCGTCGAACTGGAGAAGACGGTTCCCGGCGACACCGCCGCGCAATACCTCGGCGCCGCCGCCTGGACCGACCACGAGGGCGCAGGCGCCAAGTTCATGTGGCCGCACATGTTCGACAGGCTGACCGCCGAATACGACCGTCGCTACGGCATCGACGAGATCCACCTTCACGCGATCGCCCAACTCAACTTCACCAACGCCCGCGCCAACCCCAAGGCACAGACCCGGGACTGGACGGTGCCCGACCTGATCACCGGCGACGATGAGACCAACCCCGTCGTCGAGGGCCGGTTGCGCCGCTTCGACTGCAGCCAGATGACCGACGGCGGTGCAGGGGTCGTCCTGGTCACCGACGAGTGGCTGCGCGATCACCCCAGCGCGCGCCCGATCGCGCGGATCGACGGTTGGGGGCACCGCACCGTCGGCCTGGGCCTGCAACAAAAGCTCGACCATTCCGCCGACGATCCGTACGTCATGCCTCATGTGCGACGGGCGGTGCTCGACGCGTTTGACCGGGCTCACGTCACCCTCGACGACGTCGACGGTTTCGAGGTGCACGACTGCTTCACCCCCAGCGAGTATCTGGCCATCGATCACATCGGCCTCACCGGACCCGGCGAATCGTGGAAAGCGATCGAGAACAACGAGATCGAGATCGGCGGACGGCTGCCGATCAACCCAAGCGGCGGCCTCATCGGCGGCGGGCATCCCGTCGGCGCGTCCGGCGTGCGGATGCTCCTCGACGCAGCCAAACAGGTGAGCGGTGACGCGGGCGACTACCAGGTCGAGGGCGCAAAGATGTTCGGCACGTTGAACTTCGGCGGCAGCACCGCCACCACCGTCAGTTTTGTCGTGAGCGGAGTGTGAGATGACTTCAGGTTTGGGGACCGACGTCTCGATCGTCGGCAAGTATCTGTCCACCGTGCCCGAGGACGATGACCACCCCTACCGCACCGGACCGTGGCGCCCCCAGACCACCGAGTGGGATGCCGACGACCTGCGGGCCGTCGAAGGCGAGATCCCCCACGACCTGGACGGTGTGTACCTCCGCAACACCGAGAACCCACTGCATCCGGCGCTGAAGTTCTACCACCCCTTCGACGGGGACGGCATGGTGCACCTCGTCGGTTTCCGCGACGGAAAGGCGTTCTACCGCAACAGGTTCGTGCAAACCGACGGCTTCGTGGCGGAGAACGACGAAGGCGGCCCATTGTGGCCCGGCCTGGCCGAACCGATCCAGCTCGCCAAACGCGACTACGGCTGGGGCGCGCGGACGCTGATGAAGGACGCGTCGAGCACCGATGTGATCGTGCACCGCGGCAGGGCGCTCACGAGCCACTACCAATGCGGCGACATGTACCGCATCGACCCGTTCACCGGGGACACGTTGGGTAAAGAGGACTGGGGCGGCGGTTTCCCGTTTGACTGGGGAGTCTCGGCACACCCGAAAGTCGACGCCCGCACAGGCGAGTTGCTGTTCTTCAGCTACAGCAAGGAAGCGCCGTACATGCGCTACGGCGTCGTCGATGACGCCAACAATCTGGTGCACCTCACCGACATTCCGCTGCCGGGCCCGCGGCTCCCCCACGACATGGCGTTCACCGAGAATTACGCCATCCTCAACGACTTTCCGCTGTTCTGGGACCCCAAGCTCCTGGCGGCCGGCGTGCACCTGCCCGGGTTTCACCGCGACATGCCGTCGCGCTTCGCGGTCATCCCGCGCCGTGGTGGATCCGAGGACATCCGCTGGTTCGAAGCCGACCCGACGTTCGTGCTGCATTGGGTCAACGCCTACGAGGACGGCGACGAGATCGTGCTCGACGGGTTCTTCGAGGGCGATCCGAATCCGGTCGACACTCTGACAGGTGACAAGTACAAGAAGGCATTTCGGTACCTCGCCCTGGACGGGTTGCAAACCCACCTTCACCGGTGGCGCTTCAATCTCGTCACCGGAGCGGCGCGCGAGGAGCCGCTGTCGGACTCCACCACCGAGTTCGGCATGATCAACGGCGGCTACGCGGGCGGCATGTACCGCTACTCCTATGCCGCTACGGGCAAGCCGGGATGGTTCCTGTTCGACGGGGTGGTGAAGCATGACCTTGCTACCGGCGTCGAGGAGCGGTTCGCATTCGGCGACGGGGTCTACGGCAGCGAGACAGCGATGGCGCCGCGGGTCGGGAGTGCCGCTGAGGACGACGGCTACCTGGTGACGCTGACCACCGACATGACCGCCGACGCCTCGTACTGCCTGGTGTTCGACGCCGCCCGCGTCGCCGACGGACCCGTATGCAAACTTGCTCTACCGGAACGGATTTCCAGTGGAACACACTCCACCTGGGCGCCGGGGTCGGAGCTGCGCCGCTGGCGAGACAGCGACACCGCGGCCGGCGCGATCGGTCTGTAGGTGGCCGAGCCCGGCCCCAACGCCGTCGCGCGGATGCTGGGGCTGCTCGGTGACGAGTGGACGCTGCTCGTCGTCCAGCAGGCGCTCCTCGGAACGTCGCGGTACGGCGACTTCCGGTCGCGACTGCCCATTTCGAATTCGGTGCTGACGGCGCGGCTACGGTCGCTGACCGACGAGGCGCTGCTCGAACGTCATTCCTACCAGTCGAATCCGCCGCGTTCGGAGTACGTCGTCACCGCGCGCTCTCGGTCGCTGTGGCCGGTGCTGGTGTCGATCTGGGAGTGGGAGCGGCACTGGGTGCCCGACCACAGAGATCCACTACCCGCCAGGCGTCACACCACCTGCGGTGGCGACTTCACCCCTGTCGTCACCTGTGGCTCGTGCGCCGACCCAGCGAGCGAGAAAGACGTTGTCGCACAGTGGGGCCCCAGCGGATCCTGGTCGCGTTCGATACCGGTGGTGGCCACCCGGCGGCGCTCTGCGTCCGATCAGATCGCGGGACTCTTCCCGCAGACCATGAGTGTCATGGGAAACCGTTGGGGTTTCGCGCTGCTGGTCGCGGCGTTTGTCGGGATGAGCCGGTTCACTGATTTTCAGTCACAGCTGGTTGCCCCTCCCGGTTCCATTGCCGATCGGTTGTCGATCTTCACGGCCAACGGAGTGTTCGAGATGTCCGAGAACCGGTATCGCCTGACCGAGAAGGGCCGCGCGCTGTTCCCGGTGCTGGTGACCGCGCTGCAATGGGCGCAGCGGTGGTACCAGGCACCCGAAGGCCCCGCGGTGATCCTCACGCACACGACCTGCGGCGCCCAATTCGGCGCGCTTCTGACGTGCGATCAGTGTGGCGAACGGCTACGCGGCGCGCACATCCAAGCCACCTAGAAAGTTGCGAAAAAAATCTGGCACTCTCCCTATGAGAGTGCTAACCTCGCAGGTGCACGGTGATTTAGACGCCCGCCACAGGGGCGGGCCCTGAGTGACATAGGAGGTGGATTGCTGTGCTTCGTTTTGATCCGTTCAGTGACCTTGACGCGTTGACCCGGGGACTGCTGACCAACCAGACCGGATCAACTCGCACCCCGCGGTTCATGCCGATGGACCTGTGCAAGCTCGACGACCACTACATCCTGACCGCGGATCTACCCGGTATCGACCCGGGATCGGTGGATGTCAACGTCGACAGCGGCACCCTCACAATCTCCGCGCATCGCACCGCCCGATCGGAAGATACCGTCCACTGGCTCGCCAATGAGCGCTTCTTCGGCACCTATCGCAGGCAGCTTTCCCTCGGGGAAGGCATTGACGCATCAGCGATTTCGGCGACATACGAGAACGGCGTGCTGACCGTGACGATTCCGGTCGCCGAGCGCGCCAAGCCGCGCAAGATCGAGGTCGCTCATGGCGGCCGCCAGCAGTCGATCGAGCCGGCCACCGTCGATTCCGAGTAGCCGCTCAACCGAGACTGCGGGCAGGTCGCCATTTCGAGCCCTTGGATCGCGATCTGTCCGCAGTCTCGGCGCTGCCCGGTGTCGGATCGCCTGGGTAACGTCGTCCCATGACCACGCTGTCTGACCGCCCGAACACCGGCCTTCTCGTGATCGATGTGCAAAACGGCGTCGTCGAGCAGGCGCACCAACGGGATTCCGTGGTCGCCAACATCGGCGCCGTCGTCGACCGGGCGCGGCGCGATGGCGTCCCGGTGGTGTGGGTCCAACACTGCGACGAGGAACTGGTCAAGGGAAGCGACGCTTGGCGCATCATCCCGGAGTTGGGTCCACGGGATATCGAGCCGCTCATCGAGAAGAACTACGGCGATTCGTTCGAGAACACCTCACTCGAGACGGTGCTGTCGGAGTGGGGAGTCGGAAGACTCGTGGTTGTCGGAGCGGAGACCGACGCGTGCGTGCGCTCGACGCTGCACGGCGCATTCGTGCGCGGGTACGACACCATCCTGGTCAGCGACGCGCATACCACCGGCGATAAGTCGCCGTGGGGCGCGCCGCCTCCTGATCAGGTCATCGCGCACACGAATCTCTACTGGAAATACCAGAGCGCGCCGGGCCGCGTCGCAGGCACAGTCACCACGGCAGAAGTCGACTTCGGCGAATAGCGCCCAGCGCAGGCGGAACGTCAACTCGTCCGAAAGGCCGCGCGGTACGCGTGGCGTCAGCCGTGCCGGTTCAACCGATACAAGAGGTTGTTTCGCACCGACGCCCACTCGATATCCAGGATCGAGTACACGACGGTGTCGCGCCGCGACCCGTCGGGCAGCACCTGATGACTGCGCAGGACACCGTCGAGTTTCGCACCCAGCCTTTCGATGGCCCCGCGGCTGGTGAAGTTGAAGAAATGTGTACGGAATTCGACTGCCACACAACCCAGCTCGTCGAAGGCGTGGCCGAGCATCAGCAGCTTCGTCTCGCTGTTGATCCCGCTGCGCCGCGCCGACGCCACGTACCAGGTGTTGCCGATCTCCAGTCGGCGATTGACCGGGTCGACGTTCATGTAGCTCGACGAGCCGACCAACGTTCCGTCCAGACGGCGCACGACCATGGTCAATCCGGTATCCGGCGCCTGCACCGCCAGCCGCGCGTCGACCCATTTCTCGACCGCTCCGGGGGCAGGTGCTGCGGTGAACCAGAGACGACCCAGCTCACCGTCGGCGGCAGCCGCGCTGATCTCCGGAACATGTTCTCGGCTAAGCGGTTCCAGCGTCACCCAGCGGTCTCCGGTCAGCGAGACCGGTTCGACGAACCCACTCATGTGGCCCGACCGGCGGCCGCCGACCAGGCCGCGACCATCGCCAAGACCGACAGCAACGCCGCCGCGATCGCCACCGCAGCGCCGATATAGAGGCCGAATCCAGCCGAAACCGGCGTGTACACGTAGAGCCGGTAGTAGAAGATCGTGAGAACCACCAGCAGTACCGAAATGGCCAGCGCTGCTGACGATGCCATCCGGGCCGACAGTCCGCGTGCCGCCATCGCCCCCGCCACGATCAACGTCGATGCCAGCAGGACGATGAGCTGGCCGACGCCGAACCCGGATAGCCGGTTCCGCAGTTCATCCATATCGCCGACGACGCCGCCGACCGCGCTGGCGCGCGCACCGTCGGCCGTCAGCCAGGGCAACCACGCATTCACGACGAGGATCGCCGCACACAGTGCGACCAGCCAACCGGGACGCAGGCGCGACATGGATCGAGACTACGGTATGGCAATGACCGAACTACCCGACTGGGCGCGCCAACTCGACCTGGCTCCTCACCCCGAGGGGGGCTGGTACAAGGAGACCTGGCGCAGCGAGTTGACGGTGCCCCAATCGGCACTTCCCCAGGACTACACCGGCCCGCGCAGTGCCGGAACCGCAATACTGTTTCTACTCATGCCGGGTCAGCAGTCGGCATGGCACACCGTGCGCAGCGCCGAGGTGTGGCTCTACCACTCAGGCGGCCCGCTGCTCCTCGAGTTCGGTCCCGAACAGGACACCGCCACAACATATCTGCTCGGCGCGGACATCCTCGCCGGCGAATCGCCCCAGATTGTCGTCCCGCCAGGCCACTGGCAACGCGCCAGTCCGCGTGACGATCAGCCCTGCCTCGTCAGCTGTGTCGTGGTGCCCGGATTCGACTTCGCCGACTTCGCGCTCGGCGCGCCTACCGATTGAGCAGGTCAACCGCGGCGGAGATCAGTTCGGCGTTGCCCGGCGTCAGTGAACCGTTCGGCAGCCGAACCGTGTCCTCCAGTCCGATGCGGGTCTGCACGCCGCAGCGACCCGCGTGTTCCAGTAGCGGCCAACAACTTTCGTCGAGCCCGTGCAGCAGGACCGGCGCCGGAGATCCCACGGCCATCACCTGACTGAGCAGGGCGTCGGCGGTGGCGATATCGCTGTCGCCCTGTAGTTCGATCATCACCCGCATGCAGTGAGCGGCGATGTCGGAGGCCGCCCACGAGGCTGCCGCCTCGGCGTGGAAGATGCCGACCTCGACGCCCAGGCCCTTGCCGAGCAGCAACTCGGCGAGCTCCTCGGCGCCTGGTTCATGCCAGTTCACCGAGGCGAAGTCGGGCAGCTCACTCCACCCATCGACCGCACGCAGCCGGGCGCCGGGGTCCGGGAGCGCCCAGTAGCCGGTCGTCACGCCCACAGGCAGGCCGGGAACCGCGTGACGTACCGCCGATACCGCGGCGTCGACGACGGCAGGCTCCAGTGAGTCGACGCCGTCGGCGGTCTTTGGATGCATGTGCACGGCTTTGGCGCCCGCCTGATGCGCGGCGAGCGCCTCAGCGGCCAGTTGATCCGGTGAAACCGGAAGGTTCGGGTGCTGGTCGGGAGTGCGGGCGCCGTTGATGCACGCCTTGACGTAGGTCTCGGAGGGCATAGCCCCATCTTTGCAGCGACGCCCGGGGCGTCAGAGCCGACCGGCGCGCAGCTTGTCGAGTCGTCGCCGATCCCGCTTCGTGGGCCGACCCGCACCCCGGTCGCGGACAGCGACCGCAATGGTCTCGGTCGGCTCGGGTTTGGGCGTTCGATCGAGGAAGCAGGTCGCCGCGTCGGCGGCACCAACGCGCTTCTGGATTACCCGCACCACCTCGACTATTCGCGTGGTCTGACCGACCAGTGCGCGGACCTCGTCACCCGGTGCCACCGTGGTGGCCGGCTTGGCGGGCCGACCGTTCACCCGGACGTGCCCACCGCGGCAGGCGTCGACGGCGTCGGGTCGGGTCTTGACGAGCCGGACCGACCACAGCCATCTGTCCACGCGGGTCGACTCCACGCCATCCATCATGGACTAGGTAGTCGGGGCGGTGCGATCCAAAAGCAGACGCTTATGCCCCTTCGCTCCAACCGCGAACAGGTTCTCCAGAGATCAGTGCGGCTCGATCACTATTTCGCCGGCGCCCGCCACCGCCACGTAGTTGTGGAGGTCGTTGCCCAACGAGCCCGCCTGCGCGTACCCACCCCCAGTCGCCGTTGCCTGGTTGCCGTTGTTCCGCTCGCCGCCGAACCCGGCGTACGCCTGGCTTCCATCGCCGTCGGCGCCGGCGACGTTGTTGGCGTTGTCGTTACCGCCTTGGCATCCGCAGTCACCACCGCCCACCACGGCTACACCGCCCGCGCTCGCGTTGGCGACGTTGCCGGTATTGCCGGCCCCGTCGATGCCTGCGGTTGCCCGGCTTCCGTCGTCGGCAGCAGTGGCGGTATTGCCCGTGTTGTTGTCGCCATACGAACCCGCCTCGGCCATCCCTCCACCGGTCGCGGTGGCGATGTTGCCGGAGTTACCGTTCCCGACGGTCCCCGCGTCAGCCAGACTTCCGATGCCGGCGGCGGTGGCGAGGTTTCCGGTGTTGTCGTCACCAAGTGAACCCGCCACCGCTTGCCCTCCACCTGTCGCAGCCGCCTGGTTGCCGTTGTTCCGCTCTCCGCGGTACCCG is part of the Mycolicibacterium tusciae JS617 genome and encodes:
- a CDS encoding ester cyclase — protein: MSAEPLADVYRRYLLCLNERRWDDLGEFVSDDVIHNGKSLGLSGYQAMLEADTAAIPDLLFAAELMVAQADVVACRLGFECTPQHRFLGFDPPGTPITFAEHVFYRFRDSKIVQVWSVIDTQAIAAQIAR
- a CDS encoding DUF6766 family protein, which encodes MPEATGAQRSLRDVVRENGLLMACVGLFAVFFVGMIVSGAATYNAATYNEEQLEHGSTEQLSVLQYLATGDFVEATFENWESEFLQMGMYVVLTAFLYQKGSSESKPLNKTAPQDADPRAELKRRSPWPVKRGGWPLAIYEHSLAIAFFVLFFASWALHALGGVSAFNEEQIQHGQPAISVWRYVTTAQFWFESMQNWQSEFVAVAAIIGLSIFLRQRGSAESKPVADPHRETSA
- a CDS encoding GAF and ANTAR domain-containing protein, with product MVQAQNRELAQRMAEMARSAAAPRTVEEVLSDVTSTAKELIPGVDTAGVLMVGKNGKYESLAGVSELPHKLDDLQMTFGEGPCLQAAVDDLIVRTEDFRTEERWPQYAPAVVKLGVLSGLSVKLYTADRTAGALNLFAFKPHAFDAEDETIATVLAAHAAAAILASRHGEQLQSALTTRDRIGQAKGIIMERYGVDDVAAFGMLKRLSQDSNTRLADIAQQVIDTRNK
- a CDS encoding acetyl-CoA acetyltransferase — translated: MGSAGVWILGGDQSDFARNLAREGHDFADLTAEVVDSTLAAAKVEASEIDVVHLGNAFGEMFARQGHLGAMPATVNDGLWDTPASRHEAACASGSVATLAAIADLRSDAYRTALVVGVELEKTVPGDTAAQYLGAAAWTDHEGAGAKFMWPHMFDRLTAEYDRRYGIDEIHLHAIAQLNFTNARANPKAQTRDWTVPDLITGDDETNPVVEGRLRRFDCSQMTDGGAGVVLVTDEWLRDHPSARPIARIDGWGHRTVGLGLQQKLDHSADDPYVMPHVRRAVLDAFDRAHVTLDDVDGFEVHDCFTPSEYLAIDHIGLTGPGESWKAIENNEIEIGGRLPINPSGGLIGGGHPVGASGVRMLLDAAKQVSGDAGDYQVEGAKMFGTLNFGGSTATTVSFVVSGV
- a CDS encoding carotenoid oxygenase family protein, giving the protein MTSGLGTDVSIVGKYLSTVPEDDDHPYRTGPWRPQTTEWDADDLRAVEGEIPHDLDGVYLRNTENPLHPALKFYHPFDGDGMVHLVGFRDGKAFYRNRFVQTDGFVAENDEGGPLWPGLAEPIQLAKRDYGWGARTLMKDASSTDVIVHRGRALTSHYQCGDMYRIDPFTGDTLGKEDWGGGFPFDWGVSAHPKVDARTGELLFFSYSKEAPYMRYGVVDDANNLVHLTDIPLPGPRLPHDMAFTENYAILNDFPLFWDPKLLAAGVHLPGFHRDMPSRFAVIPRRGGSEDIRWFEADPTFVLHWVNAYEDGDEIVLDGFFEGDPNPVDTLTGDKYKKAFRYLALDGLQTHLHRWRFNLVTGAAREEPLSDSTTEFGMINGGYAGGMYRYSYAATGKPGWFLFDGVVKHDLATGVEERFAFGDGVYGSETAMAPRVGSAAEDDGYLVTLTTDMTADASYCLVFDAARVADGPVCKLALPERISSGTHSTWAPGSELRRWRDSDTAAGAIGL
- a CDS encoding winged helix-turn-helix transcriptional regulator codes for the protein MLGLLGDEWTLLVVQQALLGTSRYGDFRSRLPISNSVLTARLRSLTDEALLERHSYQSNPPRSEYVVTARSRSLWPVLVSIWEWERHWVPDHRDPLPARRHTTCGGDFTPVVTCGSCADPASEKDVVAQWGPSGSWSRSIPVVATRRRSASDQIAGLFPQTMSVMGNRWGFALLVAAFVGMSRFTDFQSQLVAPPGSIADRLSIFTANGVFEMSENRYRLTEKGRALFPVLVTALQWAQRWYQAPEGPAVILTHTTCGAQFGALLTCDQCGERLRGAHIQAT
- a CDS encoding Hsp20/alpha crystallin family protein, with translation MLRFDPFSDLDALTRGLLTNQTGSTRTPRFMPMDLCKLDDHYILTADLPGIDPGSVDVNVDSGTLTISAHRTARSEDTVHWLANERFFGTYRRQLSLGEGIDASAISATYENGVLTVTIPVAERAKPRKIEVAHGGRQQSIEPATVDSE
- a CDS encoding cysteine hydrolase family protein; the encoded protein is MTTLSDRPNTGLLVIDVQNGVVEQAHQRDSVVANIGAVVDRARRDGVPVVWVQHCDEELVKGSDAWRIIPELGPRDIEPLIEKNYGDSFENTSLETVLSEWGVGRLVVVGAETDACVRSTLHGAFVRGYDTILVSDAHTTGDKSPWGAPPPDQVIAHTNLYWKYQSAPGRVAGTVTTAEVDFGE
- a CDS encoding GNAT family N-acetyltransferase, producing MSGFVEPVSLTGDRWVTLEPLSREHVPEISAAAADGELGRLWFTAAPAPGAVEKWVDARLAVQAPDTGLTMVVRRLDGTLVGSSSYMNVDPVNRRLEIGNTWYVASARRSGINSETKLLMLGHAFDELGCVAVEFRTHFFNFTSRGAIERLGAKLDGVLRSHQVLPDGSRRDTVVYSILDIEWASVRNNLLYRLNRHG
- a CDS encoding cupin domain-containing protein, with amino-acid sequence MTELPDWARQLDLAPHPEGGWYKETWRSELTVPQSALPQDYTGPRSAGTAILFLLMPGQQSAWHTVRSAEVWLYHSGGPLLLEFGPEQDTATTYLLGADILAGESPQIVVPPGHWQRASPRDDQPCLVSCVVVPGFDFADFALGAPTD
- a CDS encoding 3-keto-5-aminohexanoate cleavage protein; the encoded protein is MPSETYVKACINGARTPDQHPNLPVSPDQLAAEALAAHQAGAKAVHMHPKTADGVDSLEPAVVDAAVSAVRHAVPGLPVGVTTGYWALPDPGARLRAVDGWSELPDFASVNWHEPGAEELAELLLGKGLGVEVGIFHAEAAASWAASDIAAHCMRVMIELQGDSDIATADALLSQVMAVGSPAPVLLHGLDESCWPLLEHAGRCGVQTRIGLEDTVRLPNGSLTPGNAELISAAVDLLNR
- a CDS encoding RNA-binding S4 domain-containing protein gives rise to the protein MMDGVESTRVDRWLWSVRLVKTRPDAVDACRGGHVRVNGRPAKPATTVAPGDEVRALVGQTTRIVEVVRVIQKRVGAADAATCFLDRTPKPEPTETIAVAVRDRGAGRPTKRDRRRLDKLRAGRL